The Sporocytophaga myxococcoides genome includes a window with the following:
- the ruvA gene encoding Holliday junction branch migration protein RuvA: protein MIAYIEGKLTFKDPFFVIIETNGIGYQIRISLQTYSLIKDEEKIKLHTYLHIKEDAHTLFGFFHVAEKKIFLDLISISGVGPGTAMVIISSLNAEELSRAIVQEDVRTIQSIKGIGLKTAQRIVLELKDKIKKEPVGNETTLNLTKSSHNLIRGEALSALITLGIAKNVAEKSIDSIIKKEGDNISLENLIKQALKTA from the coding sequence ATGATTGCATATATAGAGGGTAAGTTAACATTCAAAGATCCATTCTTTGTAATAATTGAAACTAACGGAATTGGTTACCAGATCAGAATTTCTCTACAAACTTATTCTTTAATTAAGGATGAAGAAAAAATAAAACTGCATACATACTTACATATTAAAGAAGATGCCCATACCCTTTTTGGTTTTTTTCATGTTGCAGAGAAAAAAATTTTCCTTGACCTGATATCTATCTCCGGAGTTGGACCAGGGACTGCCATGGTGATTATCTCTTCATTAAATGCAGAAGAATTAAGCAGAGCTATTGTTCAGGAAGACGTACGTACCATTCAGTCAATAAAAGGCATAGGACTTAAAACAGCTCAGCGGATAGTCCTGGAACTAAAAGATAAAATCAAGAAGGAACCGGTAGGAAACGAAACAACATTGAATTTAACAAAATCTTCACACAATTTAATCAGAGGTGAAGCGTTATCCGCACTCATTACATTGGGCATCGCTAAAAATGTTGCTGAAAAGAGTATTGATAGCATTATAAAAAAAGAGGGGGATAATATCTCTTTGGAAAATTTAATTAAACAAGCGCTTAAAACAGCATAA
- the gcvH gene encoding glycine cleavage system protein GcvH → MNFPEELKYTQEHEWIKIEGNTAIVGITDFAQNELGDIVYFDIDSVGETVNAGEVFGTVEAVKTVSDLFMPVTSEIVEFNKDLESSPELVNSDPYGKGWVIKINIKNPDQLSGLLDATAYKKLIGV, encoded by the coding sequence ATGAATTTTCCGGAAGAATTAAAGTATACACAAGAACACGAGTGGATCAAAATAGAAGGCAATACTGCTATCGTAGGTATCACAGACTTTGCTCAGAACGAATTGGGAGATATCGTTTACTTCGACATTGACTCTGTTGGAGAAACAGTAAATGCAGGAGAGGTATTCGGAACAGTAGAAGCTGTAAAAACCGTTTCTGATCTTTTCATGCCAGTTACCTCTGAGATTGTAGAGTTTAACAAAGATCTGGAGTCAAGTCCTGAGCTAGTAAACAGCGATCCTTACGGAAAAGGATGGGTTATTAAAATCAACATTAAAAACCCTGATCAACTGAGCGGATTATTGGATGCCACGGCATACAAAAAGTTGATTGGAGTTTAG
- a CDS encoding VanZ family protein, translating into MSKKFTIVFTWTWVLIILVLYLMSGKAIPQFSFSSLFQIDKLVHFTLFFVLSWLLVKSFNVQNSYPALKVNTIRKAFLISFLYGFTLECLQYFVPDRNFDLLDIIANTAGTFFPLIFIKKKSSAEKV; encoded by the coding sequence ATGAGTAAAAAATTTACTATTGTCTTTACCTGGACATGGGTGCTTATAATTTTAGTACTCTACCTCATGTCAGGTAAAGCAATTCCTCAATTTTCATTCTCCAGTCTTTTTCAAATTGACAAGCTGGTTCATTTTACTTTATTTTTTGTATTGAGTTGGTTGCTGGTAAAAAGCTTTAACGTTCAGAACTCCTACCCGGCCTTAAAAGTTAATACAATAAGAAAGGCATTCTTAATCAGTTTCCTTTATGGTTTTACCTTGGAGTGCCTTCAATATTTTGTTCCGGACAGGAATTTTGACCTTCTTGATATTATAGCAAACACTGCAGGGACATTTTTTCCTCTTATTTTTATTAAGAAAAAATCTTCTGCTGAAAAAGTTTGA
- a CDS encoding NADP-dependent malic enzyme, whose translation MAIHIRREDALNYHSHGQPGKIEVVPTKMLSSQLDLALAYSPGVAEPCKEIHQNKEEVYKYTAKGNLVGVISNGTAVLGLGNIGPDASKPVMEGKGVLFKKFAGIDVFDIEIDSTDPDEFVKIVKSLEPTFGGINLEDIKAPECFVIEEKLREQMKIPVMHDDQHGTAIISGAALLNALELVHKKIESVRFTISGAGAAAIACTKIYLDLGAKLENITMLDVNGVLRKDRTDLNPVTIQFATDRNVYTLDEAIEGADIFIGLSAGNILTKEMLKKMAKQPIIFALANPVPEIDYVSALEARPDAIIATGRSDFPNQVNNVLGFPYIFRGAMDVRATDINEAMKLAAVKAIADLAKEPVPEIVNKAYGDEKISFGKTYLIPKPLDPRLITTISPAVAKAAMESGVAQSQITDWDLYHDQLLQKIGKDEKLMNRIFSRARQNPKRIVLAEGEHFKILKAAQTIVDEGIGIPVLLGNKEKIRKMSHEYMIDLSGCEIINPMEEREKRYSFGEKFYKKRQRKGITPDEAKKMMRDRNYFGAMMVDEGEADCFITGLTKDYATSIKPALQVIGVAPGTKKVAGMYIILNKKGPYFFADTTVNENPNAEELAELIGLTANAVRFFDFTPRIAVLSYSNFGSSKGVVPEKSAIATRIAKEKFPELVIEGDIQANIALNTKLQQENYPFSALAQEGANTFIFPDLAAGNICYKLLQEIGEAETIGPILMGMRKPVHILQLGSSIREIVNMAAIAVVDTQNHTFNQQI comes from the coding sequence ATGGCTATTCATATAAGAAGAGAGGATGCCCTGAACTATCACAGTCATGGACAGCCAGGAAAGATTGAAGTAGTACCAACCAAAATGCTCTCTTCCCAACTGGACCTTGCACTAGCCTATTCTCCTGGCGTTGCCGAGCCCTGTAAAGAAATTCATCAAAACAAGGAGGAGGTTTACAAATATACGGCAAAAGGAAATCTCGTAGGAGTAATTTCCAATGGCACAGCTGTGCTTGGGTTGGGCAATATCGGTCCCGACGCATCAAAACCAGTAATGGAGGGCAAAGGAGTGCTGTTTAAAAAATTTGCTGGTATTGATGTATTCGATATAGAAATTGACAGCACAGATCCTGACGAATTTGTTAAAATAGTGAAATCACTTGAGCCTACATTTGGAGGTATCAATCTTGAAGACATTAAAGCTCCGGAATGTTTTGTAATAGAGGAAAAGCTACGTGAACAAATGAAGATACCTGTCATGCACGATGATCAGCATGGCACGGCTATAATCTCTGGTGCTGCATTACTTAATGCCCTCGAACTTGTTCATAAAAAAATAGAATCTGTGCGTTTCACTATTAGTGGAGCTGGTGCAGCAGCTATAGCATGCACAAAAATCTACTTGGACCTTGGGGCAAAGCTGGAAAACATTACTATGCTTGATGTTAACGGCGTGCTAAGAAAAGACCGGACTGACCTGAATCCTGTAACAATCCAGTTCGCTACAGACCGAAATGTGTATACACTTGATGAGGCAATAGAAGGAGCTGATATTTTTATTGGTCTTTCAGCTGGAAATATACTCACCAAAGAGATGTTGAAAAAAATGGCTAAGCAACCCATTATTTTCGCATTAGCCAATCCTGTACCTGAGATAGATTATGTTTCTGCACTTGAAGCAAGGCCAGATGCAATTATAGCCACAGGCAGATCAGATTTTCCTAATCAGGTTAACAATGTTCTGGGCTTTCCCTATATTTTCAGGGGTGCCATGGATGTTAGAGCAACTGATATAAATGAAGCCATGAAGCTGGCAGCAGTGAAAGCGATTGCAGACCTGGCCAAAGAGCCAGTTCCTGAAATTGTGAACAAAGCTTATGGAGATGAAAAGATTTCATTTGGCAAAACCTATCTTATACCCAAACCTTTGGATCCAAGGCTTATCACTACAATATCTCCTGCTGTAGCTAAAGCTGCTATGGAATCAGGAGTAGCTCAAAGCCAGATCACAGACTGGGATTTGTACCATGATCAACTGCTTCAAAAAATAGGTAAGGATGAGAAATTGATGAACCGTATCTTCAGCAGGGCAAGACAAAACCCTAAAAGGATTGTTCTTGCTGAAGGTGAACATTTCAAAATACTTAAAGCTGCGCAAACAATAGTTGACGAAGGTATAGGCATACCAGTTCTACTGGGCAATAAAGAAAAGATCCGGAAGATGAGTCATGAATATATGATTGATCTGTCCGGATGTGAAATTATAAACCCGATGGAGGAAAGAGAGAAACGCTATAGCTTTGGGGAGAAATTTTATAAAAAACGTCAAAGAAAGGGCATCACTCCAGATGAAGCAAAAAAGATGATGCGCGATCGGAATTACTTTGGAGCTATGATGGTGGATGAAGGAGAAGCAGATTGTTTCATTACTGGTCTGACTAAAGACTATGCAACTTCAATTAAACCCGCTTTACAGGTTATCGGAGTAGCCCCAGGCACCAAAAAAGTAGCTGGAATGTATATCATCCTTAATAAAAAGGGGCCCTATTTTTTTGCTGATACTACAGTAAATGAGAATCCAAACGCCGAAGAATTAGCAGAATTGATAGGACTGACAGCAAATGCAGTCCGCTTTTTTGATTTCACTCCACGCATTGCAGTACTTTCTTATTCGAATTTTGGATCATCAAAAGGAGTGGTTCCGGAAAAATCTGCAATTGCAACAAGAATTGCAAAAGAAAAGTTTCCGGAACTCGTTATAGAGGGGGACATTCAGGCAAATATAGCATTGAACACAAAACTTCAACAGGAAAATTATCCGTTTAGCGCTCTGGCTCAGGAAGGTGCAAATACTTTTATATTCCCAGACCTCGCTGCTGGCAATATTTGCTATAAACTTCTCCAGGAAATTGGTGAAGCTGAGACAATCGGACCAATATTAATGGGAATGAGAAAACCTGTGCACATACTTCAGCTTGGCAGCTCAATCAGAGAAATCGTCAATATGGCAGCTATAGCAGTGGTAGATACTCAGAACCATACATTTAATCAGCAAATATGA
- the sprA gene encoding T9SS outer membrane translocon Sov/SprA, with protein sequence MLNLNKYILVATLSCVTFYTWVSFGKPSNITYNHRRSGPPGDSTEENKDRKKRPNYNPNDREGDPFSNRSSKSPFLLKNPTNVQTEVELDSSMENYNIYEKVGELDYRPPSTMTFEEYSTYRQKEMMKSYWKSKSQGLDGETPVSSRGNLIPKIYVRGLEGPFGSNFVDIRPNGLVMLDFGGKWQRVNNPNIPVRQQRTGGFDFDQQISMNVVGKIGEKLKLTANWDTKATFDFQNNLKLEYTGFEEDIIQKIEAGTVSFPLNSTLMQGPQNLFGIKTKLQFGRLSVTSVFSSQRGKSEEIRIQGGSQAREINIKADNYEDRRHFFLGQFFRNNYEGSLSSLPVLNSGVKITRVDVYVTNRTNNTQNLRSIIGYLDLGESTPYNKNLQGNSNKAASNESNNLYDKVRNYRTSDNMEANLNSQGLTKGTDYEIIKSARKLLPTDYKFQPDLGYITLNTQIQEDAGIAVAFEYTYQGKTYKVGEMNEDITNITGDSLIILKMIKPSATKTRLPTWDLMMKNIYQVGGTQLTRDNFQLRVIYKNDYSGLDLPVLQEGTIASGRTILKMTGLDRLNMNNDPIADGNFDYVEDVTIDSKYGRIIFPVLEPFGTNMNQFFDPNTEQNLINKYVFTELYDSTQRDAMLVASKNKYYLKGRYQSTATNSIQLPGINIAQESVIVTAGSVPLVYGSDYTIDGTGRLTITNEGILASNKEIKVRYEKQDIFNFRRKSFFGTRFDYKINDDFLLGATVLHQNETPNITRVSIGDEPSRNTMLGFDANFRKDSRILTKAVDLLPGIQTKAPSTITAAGEVAQLIPGHSKAVSKNGGTAFIDDFEGAKTANDITGSWSKWRIGSTPKRFPQSTSTTTEYTYGRAKLAWYNIDNVFYRNNGTGVPKGLEEHIQNHFIRIVRPQEIFPNQDRQVYTLNQTTFDLAYFPSERGPYNYNPNLNASGELPNPSKNWGAITRDFRNEIDFDNANVQYIEFWMMNPFMTGTNPNSSKSKVPVYLDDSKNSRVTKGGQLFFNLGSISEDVMKDGQHAFENGLPVTDADATDGVKENQWGKVTTRTFLTNAFDNDPTTRSRQDVGLDGLDNNAEESYFNDFLTKVTSIPGITEDAKNVILGDPSGDNFRHYLGKENDAQQLSVLQRYKNYNGMENNSPIAAGDNNFTQSNSTLPDNEDLNADNTINDLDEYYEYKININENDFVIGKNHVVDKVTGDSGVTWYQFRIPIREPDSIVGNINGFKTIKFMRMYVTGFEDPVVMRFVKLQLVSSQWRPFNEPLYENTGEFLEPSVTPVNISTVSIEENGKVEGSKIPYVLPPGFSRDQDATAQNNRRLNEQSLRICADDIPDKKAGAAYKIINLDLLNYKNLRMFVHAETEDINTKDRDLEAFIRLGTDFKENFYEVAIPLYLTPQGSRDVNQIWRSENELNLRIADLIDVKVLGDKSGRIMSSPFSQTVNGRVITVVGRPDISSVQTIMIGIRNPYTKDGQPKSACIWVNELRATNFQESPGWAATARANVKLADLATVSGSLRYTSVGFGTLEQKVSQRERNNTLQWGIQSNISLDKFLPQKLGIRLPLFVGYDREVISPKYDPLDPDVLMKNSLSRFGTNTERDAYKNLILTQTTRRAINFTNIQKVKTKKDAKSHLWDIENLSLTLGYSDTRRTSSTVQDSTIKMYKGGLGYNFTSQAKPFEPFKKVKAFDKKYLKLIKDLNFNFIPSTISFRGDLDRRAKTTVFYEASPIYGILSAPYYEKMFTFNRVYGLVWNFTRSLSIDYSATANAIIDETTKYAPDSRENRDTIWKNLRHFGRMKDYNQSLGANYKVPFDKLPITDWIGADIRYTAGYTWNSGALYQRDTLGNSVRNERTFGVNGKINLEKIYNRVKFLKELNSPPPKKLPKPEIKKDTTQKLPKPEMKGLKAVTKAVISIKTINFTYNLTQGILMPGYMPIAKYFGIGEGVNAGTMLPFILGDQDLQKFKREFAENGYITKNAAFRNVTTPLTQVKTETINLRTALEPVKDLRIQVEASRTKASDYKEFFRIDEFGNDFVSDNPYRNGRYEVTFISIGTAFQGKGSGGKYSSKTFDQFVENRRVIFSRRQYPNNQGDTTYSLNSQDVLIPAFIAAYSGKDASKVGLTSFPKIPLPNWRVDFSGLTRIDKIKKLFPSVIISHGYTSKYSVSSFTSSLAYGSKEINPNSDIENAPPSSVIDGKLVPVYVVDQVVIQETFAPLVGINVRTKGKMTYKVEYRKDRRLALSMSNAQIQENNKNDLVLGIGVAKTGFKFPFRWQGREIPPLKNELNVKIDVTVSDLKTVQRKIGDPAVVTNGNLNFQLRPTISYVVNQRVNLLFYFERTINTPRISSSYRRATTSFGVQLRFTLS encoded by the coding sequence GTGCTGAATCTGAATAAATACATACTCGTAGCAACACTTAGCTGTGTAACTTTTTATACCTGGGTTTCCTTCGGAAAGCCCAGCAATATCACCTATAATCACAGAAGATCTGGGCCGCCAGGTGATTCAACTGAAGAGAATAAAGACAGAAAGAAAAGACCTAACTACAATCCTAATGACAGAGAGGGTGACCCTTTTTCCAACAGGTCTTCTAAATCTCCTTTTCTGCTGAAAAACCCAACCAATGTGCAAACAGAAGTGGAGCTTGATTCAAGCATGGAGAATTATAATATCTATGAAAAAGTAGGTGAATTAGATTATAGACCTCCTTCCACTATGACTTTCGAGGAATACTCAACGTATCGTCAGAAAGAAATGATGAAGTCTTACTGGAAATCTAAGTCACAGGGTCTTGATGGGGAAACCCCTGTTTCTTCCAGAGGTAACCTTATCCCCAAAATATATGTGCGTGGTCTTGAAGGACCTTTCGGAAGTAATTTCGTGGACATAAGACCTAATGGCTTGGTAATGCTGGACTTTGGAGGCAAATGGCAACGCGTCAATAACCCCAATATTCCTGTAAGGCAACAAAGGACTGGTGGATTTGATTTTGACCAGCAGATCAGTATGAACGTGGTTGGAAAGATCGGAGAAAAACTTAAGCTTACTGCCAACTGGGACACTAAGGCCACATTTGACTTTCAGAACAATCTTAAACTTGAATACACCGGATTTGAAGAAGATATCATACAAAAGATAGAAGCTGGTACTGTAAGCTTTCCTTTAAACAGTACTCTCATGCAGGGCCCTCAGAACCTTTTTGGTATTAAAACAAAATTACAATTCGGAAGGCTGTCTGTAACATCAGTATTCTCAAGCCAAAGAGGTAAAAGTGAAGAAATAAGAATCCAAGGAGGATCACAGGCACGGGAAATTAACATTAAAGCGGATAACTATGAAGACAGGCGACACTTCTTCCTTGGTCAATTCTTCAGAAACAATTATGAAGGTTCTCTTTCCAGTCTGCCTGTATTAAACTCCGGAGTAAAAATTACAAGGGTAGATGTATACGTTACAAATAGGACCAATAATACCCAAAACCTGAGAAGTATTATAGGGTATCTTGATCTCGGCGAATCAACTCCTTATAACAAAAATTTACAGGGCAATTCTAACAAGGCTGCGAGCAACGAAAGTAATAACCTATACGATAAGGTTAGAAATTACAGAACTTCGGATAATATGGAAGCTAACCTCAATAGCCAGGGCCTTACCAAAGGAACTGATTATGAGATTATCAAAAGTGCAAGAAAACTTTTACCTACAGACTATAAGTTTCAACCTGACCTTGGCTACATCACGTTGAATACACAGATACAGGAAGATGCCGGTATTGCAGTAGCATTTGAATATACTTATCAGGGTAAAACTTACAAAGTAGGTGAGATGAATGAAGACATCACCAATATTACTGGTGATTCTTTAATAATCCTGAAAATGATTAAGCCCTCTGCCACAAAGACAAGACTTCCAACATGGGACCTGATGATGAAGAACATTTACCAGGTAGGAGGAACGCAGCTTACAAGAGACAATTTCCAGCTAAGGGTTATTTACAAGAATGACTATAGTGGACTGGATCTGCCTGTGTTGCAGGAAGGCACAATCGCTTCAGGGAGAACCATCCTTAAAATGACCGGCCTTGACAGGCTGAATATGAATAATGACCCAATTGCTGATGGTAACTTTGACTATGTAGAGGATGTAACCATAGATTCCAAATACGGACGGATAATCTTTCCTGTGCTTGAGCCATTCGGTACCAATATGAATCAATTTTTTGATCCTAATACAGAACAAAATCTCATCAACAAATACGTTTTCACCGAACTTTACGACTCTACACAAAGGGATGCGATGCTTGTTGCTTCCAAGAATAAATATTATCTGAAAGGCCGCTATCAATCCACAGCTACAAACTCCATACAACTACCAGGTATAAATATAGCTCAGGAATCAGTCATCGTGACAGCAGGAAGTGTGCCTCTTGTATATGGTTCTGATTACACAATTGACGGGACAGGAAGATTGACCATTACTAATGAAGGTATTCTTGCTTCCAATAAAGAAATTAAAGTGAGATATGAAAAGCAGGATATCTTCAACTTCCGCAGAAAATCATTTTTCGGAACCCGCTTTGACTATAAAATCAACGATGATTTCCTTTTAGGAGCTACAGTGCTGCATCAGAATGAGACTCCGAATATTACAAGGGTTAGTATAGGTGATGAACCAAGCAGAAATACTATGCTTGGGTTTGATGCTAACTTTAGGAAAGATTCCAGAATTCTTACCAAAGCTGTTGACCTTTTACCCGGAATCCAGACGAAAGCACCTTCTACAATAACTGCTGCCGGTGAAGTTGCCCAGCTTATTCCAGGGCATTCAAAAGCCGTTTCCAAAAATGGCGGTACTGCTTTTATTGATGACTTTGAAGGTGCAAAAACTGCTAACGATATAACCGGATCATGGTCTAAGTGGAGAATTGGTAGTACACCCAAACGCTTTCCGCAAAGCACCAGCACAACTACAGAATATACTTACGGCAGAGCAAAACTTGCATGGTACAATATAGACAACGTATTTTACCGCAACAACGGAACCGGAGTACCTAAAGGCCTTGAAGAGCATATTCAAAACCACTTTATCAGAATTGTAAGACCTCAGGAAATTTTTCCCAACCAGGATAGGCAGGTCTATACGCTTAACCAGACAACTTTTGACCTTGCTTATTTCCCGAGTGAAAGAGGGCCATATAACTATAATCCCAATCTAAACGCTTCTGGAGAGCTTCCAAATCCATCAAAAAATTGGGGAGCTATTACCAGAGACTTTCGTAATGAAATTGACTTTGATAATGCAAATGTGCAATACATAGAATTCTGGATGATGAATCCCTTTATGACAGGAACGAACCCTAATTCATCTAAATCTAAGGTTCCTGTATATCTGGATGACAGTAAAAACAGCAGAGTAACAAAAGGCGGTCAGTTATTCTTTAACCTCGGAAGTATTTCAGAAGACGTCATGAAAGACGGACAACATGCTTTCGAAAACGGACTTCCGGTAACCGATGCAGATGCTACTGATGGAGTTAAGGAAAACCAATGGGGTAAAGTAACTACAAGAACATTTCTTACCAATGCCTTTGATAATGACCCTACCACACGAAGCAGACAAGACGTAGGTCTGGATGGTCTTGACAATAATGCAGAGGAAAGTTATTTCAATGATTTTCTTACAAAGGTAACTTCCATTCCTGGTATTACAGAAGACGCGAAAAATGTAATTCTTGGCGACCCTTCAGGTGATAACTTCAGACATTACCTCGGAAAAGAAAATGATGCTCAACAACTTAGCGTGCTTCAGCGATATAAAAACTATAATGGTATGGAGAACAACTCTCCTATCGCAGCAGGTGACAATAACTTCACTCAATCGAACTCTACACTTCCTGATAATGAAGATTTGAATGCTGATAACACCATTAATGATCTTGACGAATATTATGAATATAAAATCAATATTAATGAGAATGATTTTGTAATAGGTAAAAATCACGTGGTTGATAAAGTAACGGGAGACAGCGGAGTTACCTGGTATCAATTCAGAATACCGATCAGAGAGCCCGATTCAATTGTCGGTAATATCAATGGTTTCAAGACGATTAAATTCATGAGAATGTACGTTACCGGCTTTGAAGATCCTGTTGTTATGAGGTTTGTAAAACTTCAGCTGGTATCAAGTCAGTGGAGACCGTTTAATGAACCTCTTTATGAAAATACGGGTGAGTTCCTTGAGCCTTCTGTGACCCCTGTTAATATTTCAACAGTTAGTATTGAAGAAAATGGTAAAGTAGAAGGGAGTAAAATACCATATGTATTACCTCCCGGGTTCTCAAGAGATCAGGATGCCACAGCTCAGAATAACAGAAGATTAAATGAACAGTCTTTGAGAATTTGTGCAGACGACATTCCTGATAAAAAAGCAGGAGCTGCCTATAAGATCATCAACCTTGATCTTCTGAACTACAAAAACCTCAGAATGTTTGTCCACGCTGAGACAGAAGATATCAATACAAAAGATAGAGATCTAGAAGCATTCATCCGATTAGGAACAGACTTTAAAGAAAATTTCTATGAAGTCGCCATTCCTCTTTATCTCACTCCACAAGGCAGTAGAGATGTAAACCAGATCTGGAGATCGGAAAACGAACTTAACCTGCGTATTGCAGACCTTATAGACGTTAAAGTTCTGGGTGATAAATCCGGAAGAATTATGAGCAGCCCCTTCTCTCAAACTGTTAATGGCAGAGTAATCACTGTTGTTGGAAGGCCAGACATAAGCTCTGTACAAACCATTATGATAGGTATCCGAAACCCATATACTAAAGACGGACAGCCAAAATCTGCCTGTATCTGGGTTAATGAGTTAAGGGCAACAAACTTTCAGGAAAGTCCGGGGTGGGCCGCTACTGCAAGGGCAAATGTTAAGCTGGCAGATCTTGCCACTGTTTCGGGATCACTAAGATATACATCTGTAGGATTTGGTACTCTTGAGCAAAAAGTTTCTCAAAGGGAACGTAACAATACTTTACAATGGGGGATTCAAAGTAATATCAGCCTTGACAAGTTTTTACCACAAAAACTTGGAATACGTCTTCCTCTGTTTGTAGGCTATGACAGAGAGGTAATCTCCCCTAAGTACGACCCCCTTGATCCGGATGTACTTATGAAGAACTCCCTCTCCCGCTTTGGTACAAACACAGAAAGAGATGCGTATAAAAATCTTATACTTACCCAGACAACTAGGAGAGCTATCAACTTTACAAACATACAAAAAGTAAAGACCAAAAAAGATGCCAAAAGCCATTTATGGGATATAGAAAATCTGTCTCTAACCCTCGGGTATAGCGATACCAGGAGAACAAGTTCTACTGTACAGGATTCTACCATTAAAATGTATAAAGGTGGTCTGGGATATAACTTCACCAGCCAGGCAAAACCATTTGAGCCCTTTAAAAAAGTAAAGGCATTTGACAAAAAATACCTCAAACTCATCAAAGACTTAAACTTTAACTTTATTCCATCTACAATTTCTTTCAGAGGAGATCTTGACAGGAGAGCCAAAACAACTGTTTTCTATGAAGCAAGTCCGATTTATGGCATTCTATCAGCTCCTTATTATGAAAAGATGTTTACCTTCAATAGGGTGTACGGCCTTGTTTGGAACTTTACAAGAAGTTTATCAATAGATTATTCAGCTACAGCCAACGCTATAATTGATGAAACTACTAAATATGCTCCTGACTCAAGAGAAAACAGGGACACAATCTGGAAAAATCTGAGACACTTTGGTCGCATGAAAGACTATAACCAGTCGCTCGGAGCAAATTATAAAGTTCCATTTGATAAGCTGCCTATTACTGACTGGATTGGTGCAGACATCCGCTATACTGCAGGATATACATGGAATTCAGGAGCCTTATATCAAAGAGATACGCTTGGAAACTCTGTCAGAAATGAACGTACTTTTGGAGTAAACGGCAAAATAAACCTTGAAAAAATATACAACAGAGTTAAATTTCTGAAAGAGTTAAACAGCCCTCCACCCAAAAAGCTGCCTAAACCGGAAATCAAAAAAGACACGACTCAAAAACTTCCTAAACCCGAGATGAAAGGGCTCAAAGCGGTAACTAAAGCTGTCATTAGCATTAAGACTATCAATTTTACATACAATCTAACCCAAGGGATATTGATGCCGGGCTACATGCCTATTGCAAAATATTTTGGTATAGGAGAAGGTGTTAATGCTGGCACAATGCTCCCTTTTATTCTGGGTGACCAGGATCTTCAAAAATTCAAGAGGGAATTTGCAGAAAATGGTTACATTACCAAAAATGCTGCTTTCAGAAATGTAACAACACCACTCACCCAGGTAAAGACCGAAACTATCAATTTAAGAACAGCCCTGGAGCCTGTTAAAGATCTGAGAATTCAGGTGGAAGCGTCCAGGACTAAAGCGAGCGATTATAAAGAGTTTTTCAGAATTGACGAATTTGGCAATGATTTCGTTTCAGACAACCCTTATAGAAATGGTCGTTATGAAGTAACATTTATAAGTATAGGAACTGCCTTTCAAGGAAAAGGAAGCGGAGGAAAATACTCTTCAAAAACCTTTGATCAGTTTGTAGAGAACAGAAGAGTTATTTTTTCAAGACGTCAATATCCAAATAACCAGGGCGATACTACCTACAGCCTAAATTCCCAGGATGTACTCATTCCTGCATTTATTGCCGCTTATTCAGGCAAAGATGCTTCTAAAGTGGGCTTAACATCATTCCCTAAAATTCCACTGCCAAACTGGAGGGTGGATTTCTCAGGATTAACCAGAATTGATAAAATTAAAAAGTTATTCCCAAGTGTAATTATTTCTCATGGATATACGAGCAAGTACAGTGTGTCAAGTTTTACCTCTTCGCTCGCTTATGGTTCTAAAGAAATAAACCCCAACTCCGACATTGAAAATGCACCGCCATCTTCAGTAATAGATGGCAAACTTGTCCCTGTTTATGTAGTAGACCAGGTGGTTATTCAGGAAACATTTGCACCGTTAGTGGGTATTAACGTTCGGACCAAGGGAAAAATGACCTATAAGGTTGAATACAGAAAAGACAGAAGACTTGCATTGAGTATGTCAAATGCTCAGATACAGGAAAATAATAAAAATGATCTTGTGCTGGGTATAGGTGTTGCTAAAACAGGGTTCAAGTTCCCTTTCAGATGGCAGGGCAGGGAAATTCCTCCTTTGAAGAATGAGCTGAATGTAAAAATAGATGTCACTGTCAGTGATTTAAAAACGGTTCAAAGAAAAATCGGAGATCCTGCAGTTGTAACAAACGGTAACCTCAACTTCCAGTTAAGGCCGACCATCAGTTATGTAGTAAACCAAAGAGTTAATCTATTATTCTACTTTGAGCGGACGATCAATACTCCGAGAATTTCAAGTTCATACAGAAGAGCAACAACATCTTTTGGCGTTCAATTAAGGTTCACCCTGTCATAA